A single Polynucleobacter acidiphobus DNA region contains:
- the cyaY gene encoding iron donor protein CyaY, with product MQNTPSSQIDKIDDKQFHQLASHLLQSIELSLENADERLDLDLDIARQGGNVINIVFRDRSVVVVNTQPPLHEIWVACKAGGFHYRWAGMMSQPRWLDTKTGNELLADLSRFVSDQAGQAVQISLLD from the coding sequence CACCCCTTCATCCCAGATTGACAAAATTGACGATAAGCAATTTCATCAACTGGCTAGCCATCTGTTGCAATCGATTGAACTATCGCTAGAAAATGCTGATGAGCGTTTAGATCTCGACCTTGATATTGCTCGTCAAGGGGGCAATGTGATTAATATTGTTTTTCGGGATCGCAGTGTAGTCGTGGTCAATACTCAGCCACCCCTGCATGAAATTTGGGTGGCCTGTAAAGCCGGAGGGTTTCATTACCGTTGGGCGGGAATGATGAGTCAACCACGTTGGCTTGATACAAAAACAGGTAACGAATTACTTGCCGACTTATCTCGCTTTGTGAGCGATCAGGCAGGGCAGGCGGTTCAGATTAGCTTGCTTGATTAG
- the aroB gene encoding 3-dehydroquinate synthase, with the protein MKTLNVSLGERSYPIYIGSGLLKKPELFKPWIAGKSVFVVTNTTVGPLYSETLIQTISGDAKSVHEIILPDGESYKDWATLQKIFDALLTYGADRKSVLIALGGGVIGDMVGFAAASFMRGIRFIQVPTTLLAQVDSSVGGKTGINHPLGKNMIGAFHQPVAVIADLDTLKSLPPRELSAGLAEVIKHGAIADAEFFNWIEAHRQELLNCDSGALSHAVERSCEIKSAVVAADEKESGIRAILNFGHTFGHAIESGLGYGEWLHGEAVGCGMVMAADLSSRLGYLKTEEVSRIKKLIAAMGLPDCAPKLGNSRFFDLMRIDKKSEGGEIRYITLERIGKAKIEAVDDAIVEQVLTTNQAS; encoded by the coding sequence GAGCGCAGCTACCCTATTTACATTGGCTCAGGGCTTCTCAAAAAGCCAGAACTCTTCAAACCTTGGATTGCCGGCAAATCGGTATTCGTGGTGACCAACACGACCGTAGGGCCCCTTTATAGCGAGACGTTAATCCAAACCATTTCAGGCGATGCTAAGTCGGTTCATGAGATTATCCTGCCCGATGGGGAGTCTTATAAAGACTGGGCTACCCTACAGAAAATCTTTGATGCCTTATTAACCTATGGGGCTGATCGTAAATCGGTGTTGATTGCACTCGGTGGTGGTGTGATTGGAGATATGGTAGGTTTTGCAGCGGCTAGCTTTATGCGCGGCATTCGATTTATTCAAGTGCCCACCACTTTATTAGCTCAAGTTGACTCTTCGGTAGGCGGCAAGACCGGGATTAATCATCCGCTTGGTAAAAATATGATTGGCGCTTTTCATCAGCCGGTCGCCGTCATTGCTGATCTCGATACCCTCAAATCACTTCCACCAAGAGAGCTATCAGCCGGCTTGGCCGAGGTCATTAAACACGGTGCGATTGCAGATGCTGAATTTTTTAATTGGATTGAAGCTCATCGTCAAGAACTATTAAATTGTGACAGTGGCGCATTGAGTCATGCGGTCGAGCGTTCTTGCGAAATTAAATCAGCAGTAGTGGCTGCCGACGAAAAGGAGTCTGGGATTCGTGCGATCTTAAATTTCGGTCATACTTTTGGCCATGCCATCGAATCCGGCTTAGGCTATGGGGAATGGCTGCATGGTGAGGCGGTAGGCTGCGGAATGGTGATGGCAGCCGATTTATCTTCTCGTCTGGGTTATTTAAAAACCGAGGAAGTAAGTCGCATCAAAAAACTCATTGCGGCAATGGGTCTGCCCGATTGCGCACCCAAACTTGGGAATAGCCGCTTCTTTGATCTCATGCGAATCGATAAAAAATCCGAGGGCGGGGAAATTCGCTACATCACCCTTGAGAGAATTGGCAAAGCAAAAATTGAAGCGGTTGATGATGCGATTGTTGAGCAGGTCTTAACGACTAATCAAGCAAGCTAA